The following proteins come from a genomic window of Campylobacter concisus:
- a CDS encoding type II secretion system protein: MKKGFTMIELIFVIVILGILAAVAIPKLAATRDDAEIAKTATNIQTLIADLGSYYTSQGEFASNSDIKEAVKKMSNVKIPVKAKNDECLEVRPGNNTSGEIGITIKTGGLCEQVWGLPGLVDVKALIESSDNKTANTLKFGGMGIKYK, translated from the coding sequence ATGAAAAAAGGCTTTACGATGATTGAGTTGATCTTCGTGATCGTTATATTGGGTATATTAGCCGCGGTTGCTATACCAAAACTAGCTGCAACAAGGGATGATGCAGAGATAGCAAAAACTGCTACAAATATACAAACACTTATTGCTGATTTGGGTTCTTACTACACTTCACAAGGCGAATTTGCTAGTAATTCGGATATTAAAGAAGCTGTCAAAAAAATGTCAAATGTAAAAATACCAGTAAAAGCAAAAAATGATGAGTGTTTAGAGGTACGTCCTGGAAATAACACTAGTGGTGAAATAGGCATTACTATAAAAACAGGTGGTCTTTGTGAACAAGTTTGGGGATTGCCAGGACTAGTAGATGTTAAAGCTCTAATCGAAAGTAGCGACAATAAGACAGCTAATACGCTTAAATTTGGCGGCATGGGCATAAAATATAAATAA
- a CDS encoding metal ABC transporter solute-binding protein, Zn/Mn family — translation MRKIFVFLAVCALSLFAKPVVTTSILPTKFFVEQIAGDTLSVNTMVGKGADPHTYEPKPKQMKELEKSELYFAIGIEFEDTWLERFSKSFKNLHIVKTQEGIEKIAMSDEHEHHEHHSHDHEAGEHHHHHHDGLDPHIWLDPVLVKTQADNIAKALIEKFPQNAKLYEENLAKFKANLDELDSFIKNTLKDVKTREFIVYHPSWGYFAKRYNLEQIAIEIEGKEPKPAELKELIEEAKEHGVKVIFVAPQFPTKAANLVAKETDSKVISIDQLPENWLDEMKKTAEIFAKSL, via the coding sequence GTGAGAAAGATTTTTGTTTTTTTAGCAGTTTGCGCTTTGTCGCTTTTTGCAAAGCCAGTTGTTACGACTAGTATATTGCCTACAAAATTTTTTGTTGAGCAGATTGCTGGTGATACACTAAGCGTAAATACAATGGTTGGCAAAGGTGCTGATCCGCACACTTATGAGCCAAAGCCAAAACAGATGAAGGAGCTTGAAAAGAGCGAGCTTTACTTTGCTATTGGTATTGAGTTTGAAGATACTTGGCTAGAGCGTTTTTCAAAATCTTTTAAAAATTTACACATTGTAAAAACACAAGAAGGTATCGAAAAGATCGCTATGAGCGATGAACATGAGCATCACGAGCATCATAGCCATGACCACGAAGCTGGCGAACATCATCACCATCATCATGATGGCCTTGATCCGCACATTTGGCTTGATCCAGTTTTAGTAAAAACTCAAGCTGATAATATTGCTAAGGCATTAATAGAGAAATTCCCGCAAAATGCAAAGCTCTATGAGGAAAATTTAGCTAAATTTAAAGCTAATCTTGACGAGCTTGATAGTTTTATCAAAAATACTCTAAAAGATGTTAAAACTCGCGAATTTATCGTATATCACCCATCTTGGGGATATTTTGCAAAACGCTATAACTTAGAGCAAATCGCCATCGAGATAGAGGGCAAAGAGCCAAAGCCAGCTGAGCTAAAAGAGCTCATAGAAGAAGCTAAAGAGCACGGCGTAAAGGTCATTTTTGTAGCTCCACAGTTTCCAACAAAGGCTGCGAATTTAGTAGCAAAAGAGACTGACTCAAAGGTCATAAGCATCGATCAGCTCCCAGAAAATTGGCTAGATGAGATGAAAAAAACAGCAGAAATTTTTGCTAAGAGTCTATAA
- a CDS encoding DMT family transporter, whose product MRNLTAQNKADIALIVVAIVWGATFLPMANALRTNSVFVMLFCRFFISAIFMGLIAFKFSKIFDKKSVVYGTILGVVLFGSFVAQTYALKLTFSSSVAFITGLECVIVPFMTALIFKNKITIFAIFGAFIAIFGLWLLSGATLALGAGEALALLCAIFYALYTSLNGHFVRKCELYLLVFVVFLTVSLLSFVFAFIEGSVVPNYDREFFIAIFITAFIGTIFCYFVQTIAQRYTTASKAALFFCLEPVSAGFIGYFFADEMLTLIQIFGAILIIFGVIFSEFGKKFFSRSKLA is encoded by the coding sequence ATGAGAAATTTGACCGCTCAAAACAAAGCTGACATCGCTCTTATCGTAGTTGCCATCGTTTGGGGCGCTACGTTTTTACCTATGGCAAATGCACTAAGAACAAATAGTGTCTTTGTCATGCTCTTTTGTAGATTTTTTATTTCCGCTATTTTTATGGGACTTATAGCATTTAAATTTTCTAAAATTTTTGATAAAAAAAGTGTGGTTTATGGCACTATTCTTGGCGTAGTTCTCTTTGGCTCATTTGTTGCTCAAACTTATGCTCTAAAGCTTACTTTTAGCTCAAGTGTTGCCTTTATCACAGGGCTTGAGTGTGTGATTGTGCCTTTTATGACAGCACTTATTTTTAAAAATAAAATAACCATTTTTGCTATTTTTGGTGCATTTATTGCTATTTTTGGACTATGGCTTTTAAGTGGAGCCACTCTTGCTTTAGGAGCTGGCGAGGCACTTGCCCTACTTTGTGCCATATTTTACGCACTTTACACGAGCTTAAATGGCCACTTTGTAAGAAAATGTGAGCTTTATCTACTCGTATTTGTGGTATTTCTCACCGTCTCTTTACTCTCATTTGTCTTTGCATTTATTGAAGGTAGTGTGGTGCCAAATTACGATAGGGAATTTTTTATAGCAATTTTCATCACTGCATTTATTGGCACCATTTTTTGCTACTTTGTACAAACCATCGCTCAAAGATATACAACAGCCAGCAAAGCAGCTTTATTTTTCTGCCTAGAGCCAGTTTCTGCTGGCTTTATCGGCTATTTTTTTGCTGACGAAATGCTAACACTCATACAAATTTTTGGCGCGATCTTAATAATCTTTGGAGTTATTTTTAGCGAATTTGGTAAAAAATTTTTCTCTAGGTCAAAACTAGCTTAA
- a CDS encoding metal ABC transporter ATP-binding protein produces the protein MKEIIKIRNLNFSYDKQVVLEGINLDYSSDEFLAIIGPNGGGKSTLLKLILGLLKPQSGEIKLFGKEPSEVSKFIGYVPQNFLSNQSFPMMVLEVVLMGLIDKKIFGFYSQAEKQMALGALEKVGMKEFASARIGELSGGQRQRVYIARALCANAKVLVLDEPTASIDTKGQAEIYEILKNINTSGVGVVLVSHDLNIVLNYATKIAYVSKNLHIHKTHEDTAKREFIEHLAKSHSHFCDVEIALGECECKIKSNVFKLKR, from the coding sequence TTGAAAGAAATTATAAAAATTAGAAATTTAAACTTTAGCTACGATAAGCAAGTGGTTTTAGAAGGTATCAATTTAGATTATAGTAGCGATGAGTTCTTAGCTATCATCGGTCCAAATGGTGGTGGTAAAAGTACGCTTTTAAAGCTTATTTTAGGGCTGCTTAAGCCTCAAAGTGGCGAGATAAAGCTCTTTGGAAAAGAGCCAAGCGAAGTTAGTAAATTTATAGGTTATGTGCCTCAAAATTTTCTCTCAAATCAAAGCTTTCCGATGATGGTTTTAGAAGTAGTTTTAATGGGGCTAATCGATAAAAAAATTTTTGGTTTTTACTCGCAAGCTGAGAAACAAATGGCTCTTGGTGCCCTTGAGAAAGTTGGCATGAAAGAATTTGCAAGCGCTAGAATTGGTGAGCTAAGCGGTGGCCAAAGACAGCGAGTATATATCGCAAGAGCGCTTTGTGCAAATGCAAAGGTTCTCGTTTTAGACGAGCCAACAGCCAGTATCGACACAAAGGGTCAGGCTGAAATTTATGAAATTTTAAAAAATATAAATACAAGTGGTGTTGGCGTAGTTTTGGTAAGTCACGATCTAAATATCGTGCTAAATTATGCTACGAAAATCGCCTATGTGAGTAAAAATTTACATATCCATAAAACTCATGAAGATACCGCAAAAAGAGAATTTATAGAGCATTTAGCAAAATCTCATAGCCATTTTTGCGATGTCGAGATCGCACTTGGCGAATGTGAGTGCAAAATCAAAAGTAATGTTTTTAAGCTAAAGAGATGA
- a CDS encoding metal ABC transporter permease has translation MSEILELNFMQNAFIAGILVSIICGLIGSLVVINKMTFIAGGIAHGAYGGIGLAFFFSLEPLLGASIFSLFLALIIATITLKDKTNIDSVIGAIWAFGMAIGIIFIDLTPGYNADLMSYLFGSILAVSGQDITFMSILDILFLALIALFYRQFVAISFDAEFAKLRGVNTTFFHYLLVCMMALCVVATIRVVGLILVIALLTIPPYLAQIFAKRLGLMMLISTIFSVVFCFSGLFISFYFNLTGGASIILVASLCFFAFCFKFKSLRQ, from the coding sequence ATGAGTGAAATTTTAGAGTTAAATTTTATGCAAAATGCCTTTATTGCTGGCATTTTAGTTAGTATCATTTGTGGGCTCATAGGCTCGCTCGTTGTTATAAATAAAATGACTTTTATCGCTGGCGGCATCGCGCACGGAGCGTATGGCGGCATCGGACTTGCCTTTTTCTTCTCGCTCGAACCACTTCTTGGAGCTAGCATATTTTCACTCTTTTTAGCCCTTATAATCGCCACTATCACGTTAAAAGATAAAACCAACATCGACTCAGTTATCGGTGCTATTTGGGCATTTGGCATGGCTATTGGTATCATTTTTATCGATTTAACTCCGGGATACAATGCCGATCTTATGAGTTATCTTTTTGGCTCTATCTTAGCAGTGAGTGGGCAAGATATAACATTTATGAGTATTTTAGATATCTTATTTTTAGCACTCATTGCCCTTTTTTATCGTCAATTTGTAGCTATTAGTTTTGATGCAGAATTTGCAAAGCTGCGCGGCGTAAATACAACATTTTTTCACTATTTATTAGTATGTATGATGGCACTTTGTGTGGTGGCTACGATCCGTGTTGTTGGGCTGATTCTAGTCATCGCTCTTCTTACTATACCGCCATATTTAGCACAAATTTTTGCCAAAAGACTGGGACTGATGATGCTAATCTCCACTATCTTTTCAGTCGTTTTTTGCTTTAGCGGTCTATTTATTAGCTTTTATTTTAACCTAACAGGCGGAGCTAGCATAATCTTAGTTGCTTCACTTTGCTTTTTTGCTTTTTGTTTTAAATTTAAAAGCTTACGTCAGTAG
- a CDS encoding class I SAM-dependent DNA methyltransferase, whose translation MQNLWDKKASNYQRFDGKVSAIQQQIFAKALAWGVDFSGKEILDIGCGTGVWTIFLSKTAKDITGIDSSKNMIEILNEDAKRFGVTNLTSEVCSWREFKPTKRFDIAICTMSPAIARDEDFVKFHSIAKQKLYLGWDKPRSSDLIEPFFEKFGRTLSQKNVVNRLEAWLNEQGIAYKSEILNETRIARRSMQEAAENICWHLEINGAKNYDEKAVLAMLKEKFDGEFIDEKIESQMKLFIF comes from the coding sequence ATGCAAAATTTATGGGATAAAAAGGCGTCAAATTATCAAAGGTTTGATGGCAAAGTAAGTGCTATTCAGCAACAAATTTTTGCTAAAGCCTTAGCTTGGGGAGTTGATTTTAGCGGTAAAGAAATTCTTGATATAGGCTGTGGTACCGGTGTTTGGACGATATTTTTATCAAAAACTGCAAAAGATATAACAGGTATCGATAGCTCAAAAAATATGATAGAAATTTTAAATGAAGATGCTAAAAGATTTGGCGTGACAAATTTAACCAGCGAGGTTTGCTCTTGGAGAGAATTTAAGCCCACAAAGCGCTTTGATATCGCGATTTGCACGATGAGTCCAGCGATTGCTAGAGATGAAGATTTTGTTAAATTTCATAGTATCGCAAAGCAAAAACTCTACCTTGGCTGGGATAAGCCTAGAAGCTCTGATTTGATTGAGCCATTTTTTGAAAAATTTGGCCGCACTCTCTCGCAGAAAAATGTTGTAAATAGACTTGAAGCATGGCTAAATGAGCAAGGCATAGCTTATAAGAGTGAAATTTTAAATGAGACAAGGATCGCAAGACGAAGCATGCAAGAAGCTGCTGAGAATATCTGCTGGCACCTTGAGATAAACGGAGCTAAAAACTACGATGAAAAAGCGGTTTTAGCGATGTTAAAAGAGAAATTTGACGGCGAGTTTATAGATGAAAAGATAGAGTCGCAGATGAAGCTTTTTATCTTTTAA
- a CDS encoding DUF4197 domain-containing protein, whose protein sequence is MKRSLVILCGALALNLQATNMDDMINKGVKIATHASSGDYKSLVSEALNAAVSELSKEGFINNATAKIPLPKSLEMASNLAKKVGGEKWAQDLSKSINNAATTAVPKAAEIFSESIKNMSEADVKKLFNGGSDSVTKYLQQSSSQKLKAAFTPIIEKMMSDNSFATAYNGLNSFIGNSVKNNETIKSVKSLAKNLGESEYVPDDGEDLNAYITRKTLDGLFNVMSEKEKGLRSGFSLDSGKKVLDSIFK, encoded by the coding sequence ATGAAAAGATCTCTTGTTATTCTTTGTGGCGCACTTGCTTTAAATTTACAAGCCACAAATATGGATGATATGATAAACAAAGGCGTCAAAATCGCCACTCATGCATCAAGTGGAGATTACAAAAGCCTAGTTAGCGAGGCGCTAAATGCTGCTGTGAGCGAGCTTTCAAAAGAGGGCTTTATAAACAACGCCACAGCTAAAATCCCACTTCCAAAAAGCCTTGAAATGGCGTCAAATTTAGCCAAAAAAGTGGGCGGAGAGAAGTGGGCGCAGGATCTTAGCAAGTCGATAAACAATGCCGCGACCACGGCTGTACCAAAGGCTGCTGAAATTTTTAGCGAGAGCATAAAAAATATGAGCGAAGCAGATGTCAAAAAGCTCTTTAACGGCGGTAGTGACAGCGTTACAAAGTATTTGCAGCAAAGCTCCAGCCAAAAGCTAAAGGCAGCATTTACTCCGATCATTGAGAAAATGATGAGCGATAATAGCTTTGCGACTGCCTATAATGGGCTAAATTCTTTCATCGGCAACTCAGTAAAAAACAACGAAACGATAAAATCAGTAAAGAGCCTAGCTAAAAATTTAGGCGAAAGCGAATATGTGCCAGATGATGGCGAAGACCTAAACGCATATATCACGAGAAAGACGCTAGATGGGCTATTTAACGTTATGAGCGAGAAGGAAAAGGGGCTAAGAAGTGGCTTTAGCCTAGATAGCGGCAAAAAGGTGCTAGACTCGATATTTAAATGA
- a CDS encoding Fur family transcriptional regulator, translating into MNARNFLEEHSIKATAFRIKLVEILQNAKTPLSYDEILESLNANKTTFYRSIEIFEKKGLVIKTENNHKSYYELANEAKAYFICDVCHKVTNIDMPHLNVAKNIKSAVIKGVCDECDHE; encoded by the coding sequence ATGAATGCAAGAAATTTCTTAGAAGAGCATAGTATCAAAGCAACTGCTTTTCGCATAAAGCTTGTTGAAATTTTGCAAAATGCCAAAACTCCATTAAGTTATGATGAAATTTTAGAAAGCCTTAATGCAAATAAAACTACTTTTTATAGAAGCATAGAAATTTTTGAAAAAAAGGGCCTTGTCATAAAAACTGAAAATAATCATAAAAGCTACTACGAACTAGCAAATGAGGCAAAAGCGTACTTTATCTGCGATGTCTGTCATAAAGTCACAAACATTGATATGCCTCATCTAAATGTCGCTAAAAATATAAAAAGCGCCGTGATAAAAGGCGTTTGTGATGAGTGTGATCACGAATAA
- a CDS encoding MATE family efflux transporter has product MDLLKDPLNKLIISLSLPAGTAMMFNTLYNVTGTFFAAKISTLAVAGMAMSFLLYLSIVGIGLGFGSALTALIGNSLGAGKIKMAKFYAANGVTFVLVFAIFMGFCGYFLAPNLLTFLGADHHYLKEALDYAGVIFLAAPFFLIIKSLNGVLVSLGDTKSYRDWLFYGLFINAFFCYFFAFILDLGVKGLALATASVQLLGMIYLFVKVKKAKMIEPRNLSYFVPNFSIWAKITKQALPACLNYLSMSLGSLVLLKFISYYGVNTVAGYGIALRIEQILVLPTIGMAAAVLSIVSRNYGAKNFKRAKQCYKISLLFLLIYCAFACVFIRFFGEDMIRIFDDTPAVLEIAGLYLGINSLAYVAYGTINVSGSTLQAIKRPVAIFLLNGFRQFVLQGSLFYVVVFYFGLEIKFIWLALFFSVYLTAICFVFWTLYQLRRATDVSF; this is encoded by the coding sequence ATGGATTTACTAAAAGACCCGTTAAATAAGCTCATCATCTCGCTTTCGCTTCCGGCTGGCACCGCAATGATGTTTAATACTCTTTATAACGTCACTGGCACATTTTTTGCAGCAAAAATTTCTACCCTTGCCGTAGCTGGTATGGCTATGAGCTTTTTACTTTATCTAAGTATTGTGGGCATTGGGCTTGGTTTTGGCTCAGCACTAACTGCGCTAATAGGCAATAGCCTTGGAGCAGGAAAGATAAAAATGGCTAAATTTTATGCGGCAAATGGAGTTACTTTTGTGCTGGTATTTGCTATTTTTATGGGGTTTTGTGGCTATTTTTTAGCACCAAATTTACTCACTTTTTTAGGAGCTGATCATCACTATTTAAAAGAGGCGCTTGATTACGCGGGTGTTATCTTTCTTGCTGCACCATTTTTCTTGATTATCAAATCTCTAAACGGCGTGCTTGTGTCACTTGGAGATACAAAAAGTTACCGCGATTGGCTATTTTATGGCCTTTTTATCAATGCATTTTTTTGCTACTTTTTTGCATTTATTTTGGATCTTGGTGTAAAAGGGCTTGCTCTAGCAACAGCGAGTGTTCAGCTTTTGGGCATGATCTACCTTTTTGTAAAAGTTAAAAAGGCTAAGATGATCGAGCCAAGAAATTTAAGCTATTTTGTGCCAAATTTTAGCATTTGGGCAAAGATTACAAAGCAAGCTCTACCAGCTTGCTTAAACTATCTATCGATGTCGCTTGGCTCACTTGTACTTTTAAAATTTATAAGCTACTATGGCGTAAATACCGTAGCGGGATATGGTATAGCTTTAAGGATAGAGCAAATTTTGGTATTGCCGACCATTGGTATGGCCGCAGCAGTTTTAAGTATCGTTTCAAGAAACTATGGCGCTAAAAATTTTAAAAGAGCTAAGCAATGCTATAAAATTTCGCTTCTTTTTTTACTTATTTATTGTGCATTTGCTTGCGTTTTTATTAGATTTTTTGGTGAAGATATGATAAGAATTTTTGATGATACGCCGGCAGTTTTGGAGATAGCAGGGCTTTATCTTGGTATAAATTCTCTTGCTTACGTAGCTTATGGCACGATAAATGTCTCAGGCAGCACTCTTCAGGCCATAAAACGCCCAGTGGCCATCTTTTTGCTAAATGGATTTAGGCAATTTGTGCTTCAAGGATCACTTTTTTACGTGGTAGTCTTCTATTTTGGTCTTGAGATAAAATTTATATGGTTGGCCCTATTTTTTAGTGTTTATCTCACAGCCATTTGTTTTGTCTTTTGGACACTTTATCAGTTAAGAAGGGCTACTGACGTAAGCTTTTAA
- a CDS encoding manganese efflux pump MntP family protein — MQLLLLSFALSMDSAALNMANGARYKNLALNKILFIAFILGFFQFLMPLLGYLLGVSFAKFISSVDHFIAFFILCFLGFRMFKEACNKEECEYLKIGFKTILYGAFATSVDALAVGVTLSFEEINIFQSSLIIGVVCFALSLIAFYIGKFMGEILEKKALFLGGAILIFLGFKILITHLIESGAVQ, encoded by the coding sequence ATGCAACTTTTACTTCTTAGCTTCGCTCTTAGTATGGATAGTGCGGCACTAAATATGGCAAATGGTGCAAGGTATAAAAATTTAGCTCTTAATAAAATTTTATTTATTGCTTTTATACTTGGCTTTTTTCAGTTTCTTATGCCGCTTCTTGGTTATCTTTTAGGTGTTAGTTTTGCAAAATTTATAAGCTCGGTTGATCATTTTATTGCATTTTTTATACTTTGCTTTCTTGGTTTTAGAATGTTTAAAGAGGCCTGTAACAAAGAGGAGTGTGAGTATCTTAAGATAGGATTTAAGACCATTTTGTATGGGGCATTTGCTACTAGTGTGGATGCTCTTGCCGTTGGCGTCACACTTAGCTTTGAAGAGATAAACATCTTTCAAAGCTCGCTCATCATCGGTGTAGTCTGCTTTGCATTAAGTTTGATTGCTTTTTATATAGGTAAATTTATGGGTGAAATTTTAGAGAAAAAGGCGCTCTTTTTGGGAGGAGCGATATTAATTTTTCTAGGTTTTAAAATTTTAATAACACATTTAATTGAAAGTGGCGCAGTTCAATAA
- a CDS encoding acyl-CoA thioesterase codes for MKDFIYKAIIPPQAIDMHGHMNNVYYFTLMQEAAFAHSAAVGDTVEAQYKRGEIWLIRKNEAKYIKSVKLMDEIEIHTYTQAEGKATSCRYFEFKKDDELIATGKTEFVYIDLKTNRPKAIPAEIIALYS; via the coding sequence ATGAAAGATTTTATCTACAAAGCAATAATCCCACCACAAGCCATTGATATGCACGGACACATGAATAATGTCTATTATTTTACTCTTATGCAAGAGGCTGCATTTGCACACTCTGCAGCGGTTGGCGACACGGTTGAGGCGCAGTATAAAAGAGGCGAGATCTGGCTCATTAGAAAAAATGAAGCCAAATATATAAAAAGCGTAAAATTGATGGATGAGATAGAAATTCATACTTACACACAAGCTGAAGGCAAGGCGACTTCTTGTAGATACTTTGAGTTTAAAAAGGATGACGAGCTAATAGCAACCGGCAAGACCGAGTTTGTCTATATCGATCTAAAAACAAATCGCCCAAAAGCCATTCCGGCTGAGATAATCGCTCTTTATTCGTGA
- a CDS encoding nickel/cobalt transporter: MLARLIVICFFAINAFGCALCSLYSPTAHVSVKFDSNENNITTIAFSWTFSQNFSELMRQNFDLNQDEKIDESEIKKIRLNLLDYLVPRHYLTNIEHFYKDENATKLELNLKKYKLYFDEGRLKFDVSFKTNLLIKDGFVVSVEMDDKEGYFNFKFTQNNAFLVSDQFWTIPNPNANLIFFTFSSKAAAKAHNEKPALKELLKEPNSVNFEDENLSQIDKIDEAKFDLVSKTSLSMLDRLKQILRNFDQKSPLTLLFLALISFGYGFLHAASAGHGKVLTSSYFAATGGSYAKAFFFSLKIGFLHVVGAFIFVLASFMILREISSDLTKDTASVTTAFSGVIIFFVAIFMLYKKVKIYLSSKKELSKFYIFSSSLSQNLSKNTKFTSDCGCNICTTKKPKNKEEWLVAAAAALIPCPGTILVFVLANELGSYFAGVISGLFMALGMSAVIFLAAVFGAKINESTNIKLKKFKIYAEFMALSVMLWLGLFIFTTTFTQKSLF, translated from the coding sequence ATGTTAGCACGCCTGATTGTCATTTGCTTCTTTGCTATAAATGCCTTCGGGTGTGCCCTTTGCTCGCTTTATAGCCCGACCGCTCACGTGAGCGTAAAATTTGACTCAAACGAAAACAATATCACTACAATTGCTTTTTCATGGACATTTTCGCAAAATTTCTCAGAGCTTATGAGGCAAAATTTTGACCTAAATCAGGATGAAAAGATAGATGAAAGCGAGATCAAAAAGATCCGCTTAAATTTACTTGATTATCTTGTGCCAAGGCACTATTTAACGAATATTGAGCACTTTTACAAAGATGAAAATGCTACAAAGCTTGAGCTAAATTTAAAAAAGTATAAACTCTATTTTGATGAGGGCAGATTAAAATTTGATGTTAGTTTTAAAACAAATTTGCTTATCAAAGATGGCTTTGTGGTATCTGTTGAAATGGACGATAAAGAGGGATATTTTAATTTTAAATTTACACAAAATAACGCATTTTTAGTGTCAGATCAGTTTTGGACGATACCAAATCCAAATGCAAATTTAATATTTTTTACATTTTCAAGTAAGGCTGCGGCCAAAGCTCATAACGAAAAGCCTGCGTTAAAAGAGCTTCTAAAGGAGCCAAACTCAGTAAATTTTGAAGATGAAAATTTAAGCCAGATCGATAAGATCGATGAAGCTAAGTTTGATCTTGTTTCAAAAACAAGTCTAAGCATGCTTGATAGATTAAAGCAAATTCTAAGAAATTTTGATCAAAAAAGTCCGCTAACTCTGCTATTTTTAGCGCTCATATCATTTGGTTATGGCTTTTTACACGCTGCATCTGCGGGACATGGTAAGGTGCTTACAAGCTCATATTTCGCCGCAACTGGTGGAAGCTACGCCAAAGCCTTTTTCTTCTCTTTAAAGATCGGATTTTTACATGTTGTGGGTGCGTTTATTTTTGTGCTTGCTAGTTTTATGATATTACGTGAGATCAGTAGCGATCTGACAAAAGATACAGCAAGCGTTACGACAGCATTTTCTGGCGTTATTATCTTTTTTGTAGCGATTTTTATGCTTTATAAAAAGGTCAAAATTTATCTTTCAAGCAAAAAAGAGTTAAGTAAATTTTATATTTTTAGCTCAAGTTTAAGCCAAAATTTGAGTAAAAATACAAAATTTACTAGCGACTGTGGCTGTAATATCTGTACTACAAAAAAACCAAAAAACAAAGAAGAATGGCTGGTTGCGGCTGCTGCGGCACTTATTCCTTGTCCTGGCACGATACTTGTCTTTGTGCTAGCAAATGAGCTAGGCAGCTACTTTGCAGGCGTTATAAGCGGCCTATTTATGGCGCTTGGCATGAGCGCAGTGATATTTTTAGCGGCTGTTTTTGGAGCCAAGATAAATGAGAGCACAAACATTAAGTTAAAAAAGTTTAAAATCTATGCCGAATTTATGGCTCTTAGCGTTATGCTTTGGCTTGGACTTTTTATTTTTACTACGACATTTACGCAAAAGAGTCTGTTTTGA
- a CDS encoding cytochrome-c peroxidase, whose amino-acid sequence MKGVILCLFIITISFCKYESYKPLTVVKYNEEKALLGKKLFFDKRLSPNENYSCQTCHNLYWNLSGSNQDSMEKGTLNPPTILNAAANYLFYSDAKISNLKDQVKESITSRIELNSDNDKIVDSVNNISEYKILFKKIYNDGINFDNIADAIAEFEKAVLSVDSPFDRFISGDNNAIDDSAKKGFEIFNNIGCAACHNGRNLGGNLTQDIGRERISALDTSKRLRRVPSLRNITKTAPYLSHGEINDLKEAISFIGNYQLGYELSKDEIDALYSFFLTLNGKKPRILNEY is encoded by the coding sequence ATGAAGGGCGTTATACTTTGTCTATTTATCATCACGATTTCATTTTGTAAATATGAATCCTATAAACCTCTCACGGTAGTAAAATATAATGAAGAAAAGGCTCTGCTTGGTAAAAAACTCTTTTTTGACAAAAGACTAAGCCCAAATGAAAACTACTCTTGCCAAACTTGTCATAACTTGTATTGGAATTTAAGCGGAAGCAACCAAGATAGCATGGAAAAAGGCACTTTAAATCCTCCAACCATATTAAATGCTGCAGCAAACTATCTATTTTATAGCGATGCAAAGATTAGCAATTTAAAAGATCAAGTAAAAGAGTCCATAACTTCTAGAATAGAACTAAACTCGGATAACGACAAGATAGTGGATTCTGTAAATAATATCTCTGAGTACAAAATTTTATTTAAAAAAATTTATAATGACGGCATTAATTTTGATAATATTGCAGATGCAATAGCTGAGTTTGAGAAGGCTGTCTTGAGTGTTGATTCGCCATTTGATCGTTTTATATCAGGTGATAACAATGCCATAGATGATAGTGCAAAGAAAGGATTTGAGATATTTAATAATATAGGCTGTGCCGCTTGTCATAATGGTAGAAATTTAGGAGGAAATTTGACACAAGATATTGGCCGAGAAAGAATTTCTGCCTTAGATACAAGCAAAAGATTAAGAAGAGTACCATCACTAAGAAATATTACAAAAACTGCCCCATATTTATCTCATGGAGAGATAAATGATCTAAAAGAGGCTATAAGCTTTATTGGTAACTATCAGCTAGGATATGAGCTTAGCAAAGATGAAATTGATGCTTTATACTCATTTTTTCTTACATTAAATGGTAAAAAGCCTAGGATACTAAATGAGTACTAA